In a genomic window of Dehalococcoidia bacterium:
- a CDS encoding NAD(P)/FAD-dependent oxidoreductase has product MKHREYDVIVIGAGFGGPVAAKKCADAGLRTLMLERSENPGEKVISGLTIPIYGFLFGPAFIRDGNPPIERPVDGIRNYVIYDVKSGDIEVVELRIPRPLSPIIAFGYNAYCKPFCAWEAEQAVKAGTELLTSITAVDVIKNNGHIEGIVTERGKEIRSRIVINCEGSQGILAIKAGVRDKYPPRTISLADTYDYECPKEIIDRVFGHSLRFCWGFDEQKIAPPLGHGNGLMAWPYKNSIHWMQDQCLALDDGQVPNLRRLFDEYHENITTQLPWWRDEIAPGVRLRARMWEGFGIYVGLDDKLRNMPNYTDGMILAGDVAGLESTGLCDGVPTAWFSADIAADTAVEAIKANDTSAAFLERYNRRIRAHGIIQWAITCNGRWNLRRAQESHDRKDLKRRINYQFGPGILTHVGTPLVNSILNAIRMDPLVLKKWARMFLRYYYNWENDCASPTGLAEDHKKKTNLNLDLIILDALVILFSPVNWILAWLLGPLSGAVNPLIKFFLPVIEIALRAGIKMEPLFKPLSRWTIDYVKQVDPAALISGSSE; this is encoded by the coding sequence ATGAAGCACCGGGAATACGATGTTATTGTGATCGGGGCGGGATTTGGTGGACCCGTCGCGGCTAAAAAGTGCGCCGATGCCGGCCTGAGAACACTCATGCTGGAAAGGTCGGAGAATCCCGGGGAAAAGGTTATCTCCGGCCTCACCATTCCCATCTACGGCTTTTTATTCGGACCCGCTTTCATACGGGACGGCAATCCGCCTATCGAGAGGCCGGTGGACGGTATAAGGAACTACGTTATTTATGACGTGAAAAGCGGGGATATCGAGGTTGTCGAACTGAGAATACCCCGGCCTCTTTCTCCCATCATCGCCTTCGGCTACAATGCGTACTGCAAGCCATTCTGCGCCTGGGAGGCGGAACAGGCCGTCAAAGCCGGAACTGAACTGCTGACCAGCATTACTGCGGTGGACGTTATTAAAAACAACGGGCATATCGAAGGTATTGTAACTGAAAGAGGTAAGGAGATAAGGTCGAGGATTGTGATCAACTGCGAGGGATCGCAGGGTATATTGGCGATCAAGGCCGGTGTAAGAGATAAATATCCGCCCCGGACTATCTCACTGGCCGATACATATGATTACGAGTGTCCAAAAGAGATCATTGATAGGGTTTTCGGACACAGCCTGCGGTTCTGCTGGGGATTCGATGAGCAAAAGATAGCTCCACCCCTGGGCCACGGCAACGGGCTGATGGCCTGGCCATATAAAAACAGCATACACTGGATGCAGGACCAGTGCCTGGCGCTGGATGACGGCCAGGTGCCTAACCTGAGGCGCTTATTCGATGAGTACCACGAGAATATCACCACGCAGCTTCCCTGGTGGAGAGACGAGATAGCGCCCGGTGTCAGGTTGCGGGCCAGGATGTGGGAGGGATTCGGAATATATGTCGGCCTGGACGATAAGCTGCGGAACATGCCCAACTATACCGATGGCATGATACTCGCCGGGGATGTGGCCGGGCTGGAGAGCACAGGGCTGTGCGACGGGGTGCCGACCGCCTGGTTCTCGGCGGATATTGCCGCGGATACAGCCGTTGAGGCCATCAAGGCCAACGACACGTCAGCCGCCTTTCTGGAGAGATACAACCGCAGGATTCGAGCGCACGGCATTATTCAATGGGCGATCACCTGTAACGGCAGGTGGAATCTGCGTAGAGCACAGGAAAGCCATGACCGCAAAGACTTGAAGCGAAGGATCAATTACCAGTTCGGCCCGGGAATTCTGACACATGTCGGCACTCCCCTCGTCAATAGCATTTTGAATGCGATCAGGATGGATCCCCTTGTATTAAAGAAATGGGCGAGGATGTTTCTGAGGTACTACTACAACTGGGAAAATGATTGTGCAAGTCCGACTGGGCTGGCTGAAGATCATAAAAAGAAGACAAACCTGAATCTGGATCTGATAATTCTGGACGCTCTGGTGATATTGTTCAGTCCGGTCAACTGGATACTGGCCTGGCTGCTGGGGCCACTATCCGGTGCGGTAAATCCCTTGATTAAATTCTTCCTCCCGGTGATCGAGATCGCGTTACGTGCAGGCATCAAAATGGAGCCGCTGTTTAAACCTCTATCCCGGTGGACGATCGATTACGTTAAGCAGGTGGACCCTGCGGCGCTGATCAGCGGCTCTTCTGAATAG
- a CDS encoding ribonuclease domain-containing protein → MGIKPTTWKQVILYLAVLAAAYLLFNLLSGNNTLFNCTQPASPLEQATPAATESQVDIPSGTEVIAVADLPPEGRTTLALIKSGGPFPYSKDGTVFSNYEGLLPSKSGGYYHEYTVITPGSHDRGARRIVAGSSGEYYYTGDHYRSFKLIQE, encoded by the coding sequence GTGGGCATCAAACCAACCACCTGGAAACAGGTCATACTTTACCTGGCCGTCCTTGCCGCGGCTTACTTGCTCTTTAATTTATTAAGCGGCAACAACACCCTTTTCAATTGCACGCAGCCCGCATCTCCCCTTGAGCAGGCAACCCCTGCTGCAACGGAAAGCCAGGTGGATATACCCTCCGGTACAGAAGTAATTGCCGTCGCTGACCTGCCTCCCGAAGGCAGGACTACGCTGGCGCTGATCAAGAGTGGGGGACCCTTCCCCTATTCCAAGGACGGCACGGTATTCAGCAACTACGAAGGGCTGTTGCCGTCCAAATCGGGCGGATATTACCACGAGTACACGGTTATCACGCCGGGCTCGCACGACCGGGGCGCACGACGCATAGTTGCAGGCAGCAGCGGGGAATATTACTATACGGGCGATCACTACAGGTCATTCAAGTTGATACAGGAGTGA
- the mtnA gene encoding S-methyl-5-thioribose-1-phosphate isomerase, whose protein sequence is MKVNGKHYRTIWMEGRVVRTIEQRLLPHKFEIVDLSDHRATAVAIKTMVIRGAGAIGAAAAYGMAQIALEAPAIDFWNYVNQGAETIKRTRPTAQNLFYAVDRVFNAMRTASGTQEARDIAQEMAQEIADDDAAACQSIGNNGAELIKDGARILTHCNAGWLAFVDWGSALSPIYVAARQGKKVLVYVDETRPLCQGARLTAWELQGEGIEHVIIADNAAGHFMRHGDIDLVITGSDRIAANGDVANKIGTYEKAVLAHENGIPFYVAAPSSTIDLNCSSGDAIPIEERSEEEVLTAYGLTKNGVSASVLIPYVGAHARNPAFDVTPANYVTRIITEAGIQMPHSINTAKTA, encoded by the coding sequence ATGAAGGTGAACGGCAAGCATTACCGCACTATATGGATGGAAGGCCGGGTAGTAAGGACAATCGAACAGAGACTTCTGCCTCACAAATTCGAGATTGTGGATTTATCCGACCACCGAGCAACAGCGGTGGCAATTAAAACAATGGTGATCAGAGGTGCAGGGGCAATCGGTGCCGCAGCCGCCTATGGAATGGCGCAAATAGCATTAGAGGCACCTGCCATTGATTTCTGGAACTATGTCAATCAGGGAGCGGAAACCATAAAGCGTACTCGACCTACCGCGCAGAACCTTTTCTATGCAGTTGATAGAGTCTTCAATGCAATGCGAACGGCATCTGGTACGCAGGAGGCGCGCGATATTGCTCAGGAAATGGCACAGGAGATAGCCGACGATGATGCTGCCGCATGCCAGTCAATCGGGAACAACGGGGCAGAGTTGATCAAGGATGGCGCACGTATACTGACGCATTGCAATGCAGGATGGCTGGCTTTTGTAGACTGGGGCAGTGCCCTTTCGCCGATCTATGTAGCAGCCAGACAAGGCAAAAAAGTATTGGTCTATGTGGATGAGACCCGGCCTCTGTGCCAAGGCGCCCGCCTGACTGCATGGGAGCTGCAAGGTGAAGGTATTGAACATGTCATAATTGCTGATAACGCTGCCGGACACTTTATGCGCCACGGTGACATAGACCTTGTGATCACCGGCTCGGACCGTATTGCCGCAAATGGAGACGTGGCTAACAAAATCGGCACATACGAAAAGGCGGTGCTTGCGCACGAGAATGGAATACCTTTCTATGTCGCTGCACCTTCGTCAACCATTGACTTAAATTGTTCCAGTGGAGACGCTATTCCCATTGAAGAGCGCTCAGAGGAAGAAGTGCTCACTGCTTATGGATTGACAAAGAATGGAGTTTCCGCCAGTGTCCTTATACCGTACGTAGGGGCTCATGCCCGTAATCCGGCTTTCGATGTAACTCCGGCCAATTACGTAACAAGGATTATCACAGAAGCGGGTATTCAAATGCCGCACAGCATAAACACAGCAAAGACGGCATGA
- a CDS encoding PadR family transcriptional regulator encodes MFGRRYFERGHHSRFFEKGDLKYVILDLLKDKPAHGYEIIRALENRFYGFYSPSAGSVYPTLQLLEDMGYVKSSEQDGKKVYTITDSGKEFLKERGETMDKIKAHMHDWCRGGSHEEMRDVMRDMGHLGRSIMRKARHMDAEKLSRIREIINRAEREIEAIA; translated from the coding sequence ATGTTTGGCAGAAGGTATTTTGAACGCGGGCATCATTCCAGGTTTTTCGAAAAGGGGGACCTCAAGTACGTGATTCTCGACCTGTTGAAGGATAAGCCTGCTCATGGCTACGAGATAATCCGCGCCCTGGAGAACCGCTTCTACGGCTTCTACTCTCCCAGCGCGGGCAGCGTGTATCCCACATTGCAATTGTTGGAGGATATGGGATACGTGAAGTCGTCCGAGCAGGACGGGAAAAAGGTTTACACGATCACGGATTCCGGCAAAGAATTCCTTAAAGAGAGGGGTGAGACCATGGATAAGATCAAAGCTCATATGCACGACTGGTGCAGGGGCGGCAGCCATGAGGAGATGCGCGATGTTATGCGTGATATGGGTCATCTCGGCAGGAGCATTATGAGGAAAGCCCGGCACATGGATGCGGAGAAGCTGTCGCGCATCAGGGAGATCATCAACCGCGCCGAGCGTGAAATCGAGGCTATTGCCTGA
- the mtnK gene encoding S-methyl-5-thioribose kinase, with the protein MSYKILDDKTVVNYVLQLPSLSNFFKGADSLTAREVGDGNLNLVFILDDSKKGVVVKQAVPYLRIAGDSWPLTRDRMRLESQALALHNSLVPGLVPYLHHTDLDMSLVVMEYLGHHVILRKELVKRKRFPLFADHISTFLAETLFKTSDLFLNGGEKKKLQAEFINPELCKITEDFVFTNPYKESHENKWNPVIDTEIKALRSNSNLKVAIAEMKEGFMTHGQAIIHGDLHTGSIMINESQTEVIDPEFAFYGPMGFDIGAILGNLVLNYCAHFIHTPEPVERADYQLYLLNLVKEIWNNFALKFDDLWRENNRGDLCPPSYWDYPGGERAFADYRQWYIRQLLRDTAGYGGCKMMRRITGIAHVEDIESIKNPEDRAVAERLALKIGARWVMERASTNRIEDLIGVVQEVIAGGDRKK; encoded by the coding sequence TTGAGTTATAAAATACTTGATGACAAAACTGTGGTCAACTACGTATTACAGCTTCCGTCACTGAGTAACTTTTTCAAAGGCGCCGATTCTTTAACCGCCCGCGAAGTTGGAGATGGCAATCTTAATCTGGTATTTATCCTGGATGACAGTAAAAAAGGCGTGGTTGTCAAGCAGGCAGTTCCCTACCTGAGGATAGCCGGCGACTCCTGGCCCCTGACCAGGGACAGAATGCGCCTGGAGAGCCAGGCACTGGCACTGCATAACAGCCTGGTCCCCGGCCTTGTTCCCTACCTTCACCATACGGACCTGGATATGTCCCTGGTGGTTATGGAATATTTAGGCCATCACGTTATCCTGCGGAAAGAACTGGTCAAGAGGAAACGCTTCCCTCTATTTGCTGATCACATCTCAACGTTCCTGGCGGAGACATTATTCAAAACATCGGACCTTTTCCTGAACGGAGGCGAGAAAAAGAAGCTGCAGGCAGAGTTCATCAATCCGGAATTGTGCAAAATCACAGAGGACTTCGTATTTACCAACCCCTACAAGGAATCCCATGAGAATAAATGGAATCCCGTCATTGATACTGAGATAAAAGCGCTCCGCAGTAATTCTAATTTGAAGGTAGCCATCGCAGAAATGAAAGAAGGATTTATGACCCATGGACAGGCCATCATCCACGGTGATTTGCATACCGGCAGCATAATGATTAATGAAAGCCAGACCGAGGTCATCGATCCCGAATTCGCCTTTTATGGACCAATGGGCTTTGATATCGGCGCAATACTGGGGAACCTGGTGCTCAACTATTGTGCTCATTTCATCCACACACCGGAACCTGTTGAACGAGCCGATTATCAGTTATACCTTCTGAATCTGGTTAAAGAAATCTGGAACAATTTCGCTCTTAAGTTTGATGATTTATGGCGAGAAAACAATAGAGGAGACCTCTGTCCACCAAGCTACTGGGACTACCCGGGCGGAGAAAGGGCTTTTGCGGATTATCGCCAGTGGTACATCAGACAATTGCTACGTGATACTGCAGGCTATGGTGGCTGCAAGATGATGCGGCGCATTACTGGAATTGCGCACGTTGAAGATATTGAAAGCATTAAGAATCCTGAAGATCGTGCAGTCGCTGAACGCCTGGCGCTGAAGATCGGGGCTCGATGGGTGATGGAACGGGCGAGCACTAATCGTATCGAAGACCTCATCGGCGTTGTCCAAGAAGTAATTGCAGGGGGTGACAGGAAAAAATGA
- a CDS encoding barstar family protein, which translates to MEDWAGIFNTYLNSGVYLAAPAADAAIRDAALCRELEFMEVDLKGVKDKKGFLKKAASGLGFPSYFGMNWDAFSDCLTDLSWRPAAGYVVLFKNHQIFAVKNPPDAHMAERIFDSTAQYWKQKKTPFYVVLHQKTP; encoded by the coding sequence ATGGAAGACTGGGCAGGTATATTCAACACATATTTGAACTCGGGAGTTTACCTGGCGGCGCCGGCTGCCGACGCCGCTATCCGCGATGCCGCGCTGTGCAGAGAGCTGGAGTTTATGGAGGTCGATTTAAAAGGTGTGAAAGATAAAAAGGGATTTCTGAAGAAAGCGGCGTCCGGGCTGGGCTTTCCCTCATATTTCGGTATGAACTGGGACGCGTTCAGCGATTGTCTGACGGACCTGTCATGGAGGCCGGCCGCCGGATACGTAGTGCTATTCAAGAACCACCAAATTTTCGCCGTAAAAAATCCGCCGGATGCGCATATGGCAGAGCGGATCTTCGATTCCACGGCGCAGTACTGGAAACAGAAGAAAACGCCTTTCTACGTAGTCCTTCATCAAAAAACACCCTGA
- a CDS encoding sugar-binding domain-containing protein, protein MKELNFTRGWYVLQDVLDMGEKLGAHQVNWDPVSGVTQGFSAWEPIDRLEHLQLLLANNPNYGRELRQFNNAPWWYKREFLLPEDMKGKHVVLRFTGVDYYCRVWLNGRLLGEHEGYSSPFEFEVGDYLNRDGNNVLVVRVWSPWDTETLVVRDSGMDLGIYFNGLTVIRNMIKGTYEHTLACIQRDINPVGIWREVTLTSYDGIRLCGKPLIRPALRDKNARADIDLQIPVSAQEKDSSAVLRCRIIDEATGLQVESVEKTISPPAGISEHSLSVRMKNPKLWNTWDRGNPDLYCTVIEIWSGKACLESRRYRFGIRDIDIKRTDKEIAFILNGNKIYIRGTTYYPDVYISRMNRDRYLRDLKAIRNAGCNAIRIHIHVARPELYELCDELGIAIMQDSDLRWAIPTTEEFKDRAVKVVGDMIVNLRNHASVICWGVINEPNVWMIGVRKGMFTNLERPVSLMDVIPGPQLVEAIRKLDPTRPYIKGSWYDDDPESGDSHNYYGSMDGAETHYTDIFGTSEKLNTEFGFDAPACIDNLYKMPKPFAKFIKLENPREYIKELQYYQYRLIKYFIEHYRIQKYNPCGGYFQFLFIDMLPQSFFGVYDWWGLPKEGLKAFEESSQPLGVFMEYKNEPVAIWVVNDLLQAFPKCVLKWTVCDENDNKVTEGSKTIDVGSDSAIRVCDFFFKLEAKTHYNVILQMEDATGKALARNTYKDAFVHPPHPQGHPDRLDEELGMRLFGLKDD, encoded by the coding sequence GTGAAAGAGTTGAACTTTACCAGGGGATGGTATGTGCTACAGGATGTTCTTGATATGGGCGAAAAACTGGGCGCCCATCAGGTGAACTGGGATCCGGTTTCAGGAGTAACACAGGGCTTTTCAGCCTGGGAGCCGATAGACCGCCTCGAGCACCTCCAATTGCTTTTGGCCAACAATCCCAATTACGGCAGGGAATTGAGGCAATTCAATAATGCTCCATGGTGGTATAAGAGGGAATTCCTGCTGCCGGAAGATATGAAGGGCAAGCATGTCGTGCTTCGTTTTACCGGGGTCGACTACTACTGCAGGGTCTGGCTGAACGGCCGTTTGTTGGGTGAGCATGAGGGATATTCATCTCCTTTTGAATTCGAAGTCGGGGACTACTTGAATCGCGACGGCAATAATGTGCTGGTGGTCAGGGTATGGTCGCCCTGGGATACGGAAACTCTCGTTGTCCGCGACAGCGGAATGGATTTAGGGATTTACTTCAACGGGCTTACGGTTATCAGAAATATGATCAAGGGCACTTATGAACATACCCTGGCATGTATCCAGAGGGATATCAATCCTGTTGGTATCTGGAGAGAAGTAACGCTTACTTCTTACGACGGGATACGCTTGTGCGGCAAGCCTCTGATAAGGCCCGCGTTAAGAGATAAAAATGCCCGGGCCGATATCGATCTGCAAATCCCTGTTTCAGCACAGGAAAAGGATAGTTCCGCGGTATTACGTTGCAGGATCATCGATGAAGCAACGGGATTACAGGTAGAGTCTGTGGAGAAAACGATTTCCCCGCCTGCCGGCATATCGGAGCACAGCCTCAGCGTTCGCATGAAAAACCCGAAGCTCTGGAACACCTGGGACAGGGGCAATCCCGATCTTTACTGCACTGTAATCGAGATATGGTCCGGTAAGGCATGCCTCGAAAGCAGGAGATATAGATTCGGGATCAGGGATATCGATATCAAAAGAACGGACAAAGAGATTGCCTTCATCTTAAACGGAAACAAAATATATATTAGGGGAACGACATATTACCCCGATGTGTATATTTCGAGGATGAACAGGGACCGTTACCTGCGGGATCTGAAGGCCATACGAAATGCGGGCTGTAACGCGATCAGGATACACATCCATGTCGCCAGGCCCGAGCTTTATGAGCTTTGCGATGAACTGGGTATAGCGATAATGCAGGATTCAGACCTCAGATGGGCTATACCCACAACCGAGGAATTCAAGGATAGGGCCGTCAAAGTTGTCGGTGATATGATCGTAAATCTGCGTAACCATGCGTCCGTTATATGCTGGGGTGTGATAAATGAACCGAACGTGTGGATGATCGGGGTCCGAAAGGGCATGTTCACTAACCTTGAGAGACCTGTTTCGCTGATGGATGTAATCCCCGGGCCGCAGCTTGTGGAGGCGATAAGGAAACTCGATCCAACCAGGCCGTATATAAAAGGTTCATGGTATGACGATGATCCCGAAAGCGGCGACAGCCATAACTATTATGGCTCAATGGACGGCGCCGAAACGCATTATACCGATATTTTCGGCACCAGCGAGAAACTTAATACGGAGTTCGGGTTCGATGCGCCGGCATGTATCGACAACCTTTATAAAATGCCTAAACCGTTCGCAAAATTCATCAAGCTGGAAAATCCCCGGGAGTATATAAAAGAGCTTCAATATTATCAATACAGGCTGATCAAGTATTTCATCGAACACTATCGTATACAAAAATATAATCCCTGCGGCGGGTATTTCCAATTCTTGTTTATCGACATGCTTCCTCAAAGCTTTTTCGGTGTATATGACTGGTGGGGTCTGCCCAAGGAGGGTCTCAAAGCATTCGAGGAAAGCAGTCAACCGCTTGGAGTGTTTATGGAATATAAGAACGAGCCGGTGGCCATCTGGGTGGTGAACGACCTGCTCCAGGCTTTCCCCAAATGTGTTTTGAAATGGACAGTCTGTGATGAAAACGATAACAAAGTGACGGAGGGATCGAAGACTATCGATGTCGGCAGCGACAGCGCAATCAGAGTTTGCGATTTTTTCTTTAAGCTGGAAGCTAAGACGCATTATAACGTGATATTGCAGATGGAGGACGCCACGGGGAAAGCGCTGGCAAGGAACACCTACAAAGATGCGTTCGTGCATCCTCCTCATCCCCAGGGGCACCCCGATAGATTGGACGAGGAACTCGGGATGCGCCTGTTCGGTCTAAAGGATGATTAA
- a CDS encoding 4Fe-4S binding protein: MGEKIARTSDRYPGVEWIGDTGAFIKIDKKRCTGCGNCIKVCLGRCFEMEKKLARIKSLAECMECASCWYVCGEDAIVFRWPSGGTGYRSDWG, from the coding sequence ATGGGTGAAAAGATAGCGAGGACTTCGGACAGATATCCGGGTGTGGAATGGATCGGGGATACGGGCGCCTTTATCAAGATCGATAAAAAGAGATGTACTGGATGTGGAAATTGTATAAAGGTTTGCCTGGGCCGCTGTTTCGAGATGGAAAAGAAGCTGGCCAGGATCAAAAGCCTGGCTGAATGCATGGAATGCGCTTCTTGCTGGTATGTCTGTGGGGAAGATGCAATAGTCTTCCGCTGGCCGTCGGGCGGCACCGGATACAGGAGCGACTGGGGTTAG
- a CDS encoding VOC family protein has protein sequence MMKLGNGIVPLTNLAHLGVVVKDADKTVEFISSIWDIGTPEIIQYSPLNEPVGGKPYVGKLFTMKVAFIKFGTLMVELLQPTSPGSIYSDFIASKGEGIHHIAWGISNYDEVVSKLKKQGHKMLIEASYKGERWCYFDTTPGGMVLEFREEYRKS, from the coding sequence ATGATGAAACTGGGAAATGGCATTGTACCTCTAACAAACCTGGCGCATTTAGGTGTAGTAGTTAAGGACGCGGATAAAACCGTTGAGTTCATTTCATCCATATGGGATATTGGAACTCCGGAGATTATCCAGTATTCACCTTTGAATGAGCCTGTGGGAGGAAAACCGTATGTAGGAAAGCTGTTTACCATGAAGGTCGCTTTTATTAAGTTCGGGACCTTAATGGTTGAACTGCTCCAGCCGACAAGCCCTGGTTCGATATATTCCGATTTCATTGCGTCCAAGGGAGAGGGGATACACCATATAGCGTGGGGCATATCCAATTACGATGAAGTAGTATCAAAACTTAAGAAACAGGGACATAAGATGCTGATTGAGGCCAGCTACAAAGGTGAGCGCTGGTGTTACTTCGATACAACTCCCGGTGGCATGGTACTCGAATTCCGCGAAGAATATAGAAAAAGCTAG
- a CDS encoding RidA family protein — MEKKVHNVEGQAKAGPYSHAVEAGGFIFVSGTGPVDLERNLFELEDVKKATGITLDNIRRILKTAGSDLDRVVKANVYLRDMADFNLMNEVYGTYFPDKQPARTCIAAKQLPANIPVEIEVIAVK; from the coding sequence ATGGAAAAGAAAGTACACAACGTTGAGGGGCAGGCGAAAGCCGGCCCGTATTCCCACGCGGTTGAGGCCGGCGGGTTCATCTTCGTATCCGGCACGGGCCCGGTCGACCTCGAACGGAACCTTTTCGAGCTTGAAGACGTCAAGAAAGCCACCGGGATTACACTCGACAATATACGCAGAATCCTCAAAACCGCCGGCAGCGACCTGGACAGGGTGGTCAAGGCCAACGTATATCTGCGGGACATGGCCGATTTCAACTTGATGAACGAAGTCTATGGAACCTATTTCCCCGATAAACAGCCGGCCAGAACCTGCATCGCGGCCAAACAACTGCCCGCCAACATACCGGTCGAAATCGAGGTTATCGCCGTTAAATAA
- the glpX gene encoding class II fructose-bisphosphatase → MKSSHSDIPIERNIAMELVRVTEAAALASARYLGRGDKTLVDAAAVNAMRYVLGYVHMDGIVIIGEGEKDHAPMLYIGEHIGGGSGLKVDIAVDPVDGTNLVARGLPGAIAVVALSARGTIHWPRQFVYMDKIVTGPEAKDCIDINATVSENLKKIAVAKRRKISELTVVVLDRPRHERLIADIRNAGARVKLITDGDIAASIDAALPEREVDVLMGIGGTPEGVLSAAAIHCIGGAIQCKAWMRDSGEREAALAAGVDFDRVYKTQDLIDSDDVFFAATGISSGELLKGVRYFSGGAQTQSIAMRCRSGTVRWIDAQHNFDRLDKLSFFEVH, encoded by the coding sequence ATGAAATCCAGCCATTCAGATATACCGATCGAACGTAACATCGCCATGGAGCTGGTGCGCGTGACGGAAGCCGCCGCCCTGGCTTCGGCGCGCTACCTGGGCAGGGGCGACAAAACGTTAGTGGATGCAGCCGCGGTAAATGCCATGCGTTATGTGCTGGGCTATGTGCACATGGACGGCATCGTAATCATAGGGGAGGGGGAGAAGGACCACGCCCCTATGCTGTACATAGGCGAGCATATCGGCGGCGGCTCAGGACTGAAGGTGGATATCGCCGTGGACCCTGTTGACGGTACCAATCTGGTTGCCAGGGGCCTGCCCGGCGCCATCGCCGTCGTGGCGCTTTCCGCCAGGGGAACCATACACTGGCCCAGGCAGTTTGTCTATATGGATAAAATCGTCACCGGCCCCGAGGCAAAGGATTGCATTGATATCAACGCGACGGTATCGGAAAACCTGAAGAAAATAGCCGTCGCCAAGAGAAGGAAGATATCCGAGCTGACCGTTGTAGTACTGGACAGGCCGCGCCATGAGCGGCTGATAGCAGACATCAGAAACGCGGGCGCCAGGGTGAAACTGATCACAGACGGCGATATCGCAGCCAGCATAGACGCGGCCCTGCCGGAGAGGGAGGTCGATGTGCTGATGGGTATCGGCGGCACACCTGAAGGGGTTCTCTCAGCCGCTGCCATTCACTGCATCGGGGGCGCCATTCAATGCAAGGCCTGGATGCGCGACAGTGGTGAGAGAGAGGCGGCCCTGGCTGCCGGGGTAGATTTCGACAGGGTCTATAAGACGCAGGACCTGATAGACAGCGATGATGTCTTTTTCGCCGCCACCGGCATCAGCAGCGGTGAACTGCTCAAAGGGGTGCGCTATTTCAGCGGAGGGGCGCAGACGCAGTCCATAGCGATGCGCTGCCGCTCCGGCACGGTGCGCTGGATCGACGCCCAGCACAACTTCGATCGACTGGACAAACTCAGTTTCTTTGAAGTACATTGA